The Micropterus dolomieu isolate WLL.071019.BEF.003 ecotype Adirondacks linkage group LG22, ASM2129224v1, whole genome shotgun sequence genome contains a region encoding:
- the ndrg4 gene encoding protein NDRG4 isoform X4, with protein MAGMKEQQFTEEKPLLPEQRGVDSDMQDKGEEASGGLPCPASPEPLNPPPPPSRPTHRWHVIARHWLRQTRRRTSGVLRESCEQLMPVGDWKEHDIETPYGMLHVVIRGAPKGNKPAILTYHDVGLNHKLCFNTFFNNEDMQEITKHFVVCHVDAPGQQIGASQLPQGYQYPTMDQLAGMLPTVVQHFGFKSIVGIGVGAGAYILAKLALIFPDMVEGLVLLNIDPNGKGWIDWAATKLSGLTSNLPDTVLPHLFSQEELMSNTELVQSYRQQINNTVNQFNLQLFWNMYNSRRDLEMNRSGTVLNAKTLKCPVMLVVGDNAPAEEGVVECNSKLDPTNTTFLKMADSGGLPQLTQPGKLTEAFKYFLQGMGYIAYVKDRRLSGGPVPSASMTRLARSRTASLTSAGSMDGSRSRACTHSDSTEGVGTVTHTMEVSC; from the exons ATGGCGGGAATGAAGGAGCAGCAGTTCACGGAGGAGAAGCCCCTGCTGCCGGAGCAGCGAGGAGTGGACTCAGACATG CAGGATAAAGGAGAGGAGGCATCGGGGGGGTTACCATGCCCCGCCAGCCCCGAGCCCCTtaacccccctcctcctcccagccGCCCCACTCACCGCTGGCATGTCATCGCACGGCACTGGCTCCGCCAGACCCGCCGTCGGACCAGCGGGGTCCTCCGG gaAAGCTGCGAACAGTTGATGCCGGTAGGAGATTGGAAG GAACATGATATTGAGACTCCTTATGGGATGCTGCACGTGGTGATCCGTGGGGCACCCAAAGGAAACAAGCCGGCTATCCTCACCTACCACGATGTGGGACTGAACC ACAAGCTGTGCTTCAACACTTTCTTCAATAATGAGGATATGCAGGAGATCACCAAGCACTTTGTGGTTTGCCACGTCGATGCCCCGGGACAGCAGATTGGAGCATCACAGTTGCCACAGGG GTACCAGTACCCCACCATGGACCAGTTGGCCGGGATGCTGCCCACTGTGGTGCAGCACTTTGG ATTTAAGAGCATCGTTGGAATTGGTGTTGGAGCTGGAGCTTACATTCTGGCTAAGTTAGCT CTGATCTTCCCTGACATGGTGGAGGGTTTGGTTCTGCTCAACATCGACCCAAACGGCAAAGGCTGGATTGACTGGGCTGCCACCAAG CTGTCAGGCCTGACCAGCAATCTGCCAGACACTGTGCTGCCACATCTTTTCAGCCAG GAGGAGCTGATGAGCAACACAGAGCTGGTGCAGAGCTACCGGCAACAGATCAACAACACTGTCAAccagttcaacctgcagctttTCTGGAACATGTACAACAG TCGGAGGGACCTGGAGATGAATCGCAGTGGGACGGTGCTCAACGCCAAGACTCTGAA GTGCCCTGTGATGCTGGTTGTGGGAGACAACGCCCCCGCTGAGGAGGGAGTG GTTGAGTGCAACTCCAAACTGGACCCAACCAACACCACCTTCCTTAAG ATGGCTGACTCTGGTGGACTTCCTCAGctcacacag CCTGGCAAACTGACTGAAGCCTTCAAGTATTTCCTGCAGGGAATGGGCTACA TTGCTTATGTGAAGGATCGGAGGTTGAGTGGAGGGCCAG TGCCCTCCGCCAGTATGACCCGCCTGGCTCGCTCCAGGACAGCCTCCCTGACCAGCGCCGGCTCCATGGACGGGTCCCGCTCTCGGGCCTGCACCCATTCTGACAGCACCGAGGGAGTCGGCACAGTCACCCACACCATGGAGGTGTCCTGCTAA
- the ndrg4 gene encoding protein NDRG4 isoform X1, with the protein MAGMKEQQFTEEKPLLPEQRGVDSDMESCEQLMPVGDWKEHDIETPYGMLHVVIRGAPKGNKPAILTYHDVGLNHKLCFNTFFNNEDMQEITKHFVVCHVDAPGQQIGASQLPQGYQYPTMDQLAGMLPTVVQHFGFKSIVGIGVGAGAYILAKLALIFPDMVEGLVLLNIDPNGKGWIDWAATKLSGLTSNLPDTVLPHLFSQEELMSNTELVQSYRQQINNTVNQFNLQLFWNMYNSRRDLEMNRSGTVLNAKTLKCPVMLVVGDNAPAEEGVVECNSKLDPTNTTFLKMADSGGLPQLTQPGKLTEAFKYFLQGMGYIAYVKDRRLSGGPVPSASMTRLARSRTASLTSAGSMDGSRSRACTHSDSTEGVGTVTHTMEVSC; encoded by the exons ATGGCGGGAATGAAGGAGCAGCAGTTCACGGAGGAGAAGCCCCTGCTGCCGGAGCAGCGAGGAGTGGACTCAGACATG gaAAGCTGCGAACAGTTGATGCCGGTAGGAGATTGGAAG GAACATGATATTGAGACTCCTTATGGGATGCTGCACGTGGTGATCCGTGGGGCACCCAAAGGAAACAAGCCGGCTATCCTCACCTACCACGATGTGGGACTGAACC ACAAGCTGTGCTTCAACACTTTCTTCAATAATGAGGATATGCAGGAGATCACCAAGCACTTTGTGGTTTGCCACGTCGATGCCCCGGGACAGCAGATTGGAGCATCACAGTTGCCACAGGG GTACCAGTACCCCACCATGGACCAGTTGGCCGGGATGCTGCCCACTGTGGTGCAGCACTTTGG ATTTAAGAGCATCGTTGGAATTGGTGTTGGAGCTGGAGCTTACATTCTGGCTAAGTTAGCT CTGATCTTCCCTGACATGGTGGAGGGTTTGGTTCTGCTCAACATCGACCCAAACGGCAAAGGCTGGATTGACTGGGCTGCCACCAAG CTGTCAGGCCTGACCAGCAATCTGCCAGACACTGTGCTGCCACATCTTTTCAGCCAG GAGGAGCTGATGAGCAACACAGAGCTGGTGCAGAGCTACCGGCAACAGATCAACAACACTGTCAAccagttcaacctgcagctttTCTGGAACATGTACAACAG TCGGAGGGACCTGGAGATGAATCGCAGTGGGACGGTGCTCAACGCCAAGACTCTGAA GTGCCCTGTGATGCTGGTTGTGGGAGACAACGCCCCCGCTGAGGAGGGAGTG GTTGAGTGCAACTCCAAACTGGACCCAACCAACACCACCTTCCTTAAG ATGGCTGACTCTGGTGGACTTCCTCAGctcacacag CCTGGCAAACTGACTGAAGCCTTCAAGTATTTCCTGCAGGGAATGGGCTACA TTGCTTATGTGAAGGATCGGAGGTTGAGTGGAGGGCCAG TGCCCTCCGCCAGTATGACCCGCCTGGCTCGCTCCAGGACAGCCTCCCTGACCAGCGCCGGCTCCATGGACGGGTCCCGCTCTCGGGCCTGCACCCATTCTGACAGCACCGAGGGAGTCGGCACAGTCACCCACACCATGGAGGTGTCCTGCTAA
- the ndrg4 gene encoding protein NDRG4 isoform X2 — protein MAGMKEQQFTEEKPLLPEQRGVDSDMESCEQLMPVGDWKEHDIETPYGMLHVVIRGAPKGNKPAILTYHDVGLNHKLCFNTFFNNEDMQEITKHFVVCHVDAPGQQIGASQLPQGYQYPTMDQLAGMLPTVVQHFGFKSIVGIGVGAGAYILAKLALIFPDMVEGLVLLNIDPNGKGWIDWAATKLSGLTSNLPDTVLPHLFSQEELMSNTELVQSYRQQINNTVNQFNLQLFWNMYNSRRDLEMNRSGTVLNAKTLKCPVMLVVGDNAPAEEGVVECNSKLDPTNTTFLKMADSGGLPQLTQPGKLTEAFKYFLQGMGYMPSASMTRLARSRTASLTSAGSMDGSRSRACTHSDSTEGVGTVTHTMEVSC, from the exons ATGGCGGGAATGAAGGAGCAGCAGTTCACGGAGGAGAAGCCCCTGCTGCCGGAGCAGCGAGGAGTGGACTCAGACATG gaAAGCTGCGAACAGTTGATGCCGGTAGGAGATTGGAAG GAACATGATATTGAGACTCCTTATGGGATGCTGCACGTGGTGATCCGTGGGGCACCCAAAGGAAACAAGCCGGCTATCCTCACCTACCACGATGTGGGACTGAACC ACAAGCTGTGCTTCAACACTTTCTTCAATAATGAGGATATGCAGGAGATCACCAAGCACTTTGTGGTTTGCCACGTCGATGCCCCGGGACAGCAGATTGGAGCATCACAGTTGCCACAGGG GTACCAGTACCCCACCATGGACCAGTTGGCCGGGATGCTGCCCACTGTGGTGCAGCACTTTGG ATTTAAGAGCATCGTTGGAATTGGTGTTGGAGCTGGAGCTTACATTCTGGCTAAGTTAGCT CTGATCTTCCCTGACATGGTGGAGGGTTTGGTTCTGCTCAACATCGACCCAAACGGCAAAGGCTGGATTGACTGGGCTGCCACCAAG CTGTCAGGCCTGACCAGCAATCTGCCAGACACTGTGCTGCCACATCTTTTCAGCCAG GAGGAGCTGATGAGCAACACAGAGCTGGTGCAGAGCTACCGGCAACAGATCAACAACACTGTCAAccagttcaacctgcagctttTCTGGAACATGTACAACAG TCGGAGGGACCTGGAGATGAATCGCAGTGGGACGGTGCTCAACGCCAAGACTCTGAA GTGCCCTGTGATGCTGGTTGTGGGAGACAACGCCCCCGCTGAGGAGGGAGTG GTTGAGTGCAACTCCAAACTGGACCCAACCAACACCACCTTCCTTAAG ATGGCTGACTCTGGTGGACTTCCTCAGctcacacag CCTGGCAAACTGACTGAAGCCTTCAAGTATTTCCTGCAGGGAATGGGCTACA TGCCCTCCGCCAGTATGACCCGCCTGGCTCGCTCCAGGACAGCCTCCCTGACCAGCGCCGGCTCCATGGACGGGTCCCGCTCTCGGGCCTGCACCCATTCTGACAGCACCGAGGGAGTCGGCACAGTCACCCACACCATGGAGGTGTCCTGCTAA
- the ndrg4 gene encoding protein NDRG4 isoform X3 — protein sequence MPVGDWKEHDIETPYGMLHVVIRGAPKGNKPAILTYHDVGLNHKLCFNTFFNNEDMQEITKHFVVCHVDAPGQQIGASQLPQGYQYPTMDQLAGMLPTVVQHFGFKSIVGIGVGAGAYILAKLALIFPDMVEGLVLLNIDPNGKGWIDWAATKLSGLTSNLPDTVLPHLFSQEELMSNTELVQSYRQQINNTVNQFNLQLFWNMYNSRRDLEMNRSGTVLNAKTLKCPVMLVVGDNAPAEEGVVECNSKLDPTNTTFLKMADSGGLPQLTQPGKLTEAFKYFLQGMGYIAYVKDRRLSGGPVPSASMTRLARSRTASLTSAGSMDGSRSRACTHSDSTEGVGTVTHTMEVSC from the exons ATGCCGGTAGGAGATTGGAAG GAACATGATATTGAGACTCCTTATGGGATGCTGCACGTGGTGATCCGTGGGGCACCCAAAGGAAACAAGCCGGCTATCCTCACCTACCACGATGTGGGACTGAACC ACAAGCTGTGCTTCAACACTTTCTTCAATAATGAGGATATGCAGGAGATCACCAAGCACTTTGTGGTTTGCCACGTCGATGCCCCGGGACAGCAGATTGGAGCATCACAGTTGCCACAGGG GTACCAGTACCCCACCATGGACCAGTTGGCCGGGATGCTGCCCACTGTGGTGCAGCACTTTGG ATTTAAGAGCATCGTTGGAATTGGTGTTGGAGCTGGAGCTTACATTCTGGCTAAGTTAGCT CTGATCTTCCCTGACATGGTGGAGGGTTTGGTTCTGCTCAACATCGACCCAAACGGCAAAGGCTGGATTGACTGGGCTGCCACCAAG CTGTCAGGCCTGACCAGCAATCTGCCAGACACTGTGCTGCCACATCTTTTCAGCCAG GAGGAGCTGATGAGCAACACAGAGCTGGTGCAGAGCTACCGGCAACAGATCAACAACACTGTCAAccagttcaacctgcagctttTCTGGAACATGTACAACAG TCGGAGGGACCTGGAGATGAATCGCAGTGGGACGGTGCTCAACGCCAAGACTCTGAA GTGCCCTGTGATGCTGGTTGTGGGAGACAACGCCCCCGCTGAGGAGGGAGTG GTTGAGTGCAACTCCAAACTGGACCCAACCAACACCACCTTCCTTAAG ATGGCTGACTCTGGTGGACTTCCTCAGctcacacag CCTGGCAAACTGACTGAAGCCTTCAAGTATTTCCTGCAGGGAATGGGCTACA TTGCTTATGTGAAGGATCGGAGGTTGAGTGGAGGGCCAG TGCCCTCCGCCAGTATGACCCGCCTGGCTCGCTCCAGGACAGCCTCCCTGACCAGCGCCGGCTCCATGGACGGGTCCCGCTCTCGGGCCTGCACCCATTCTGACAGCACCGAGGGAGTCGGCACAGTCACCCACACCATGGAGGTGTCCTGCTAA